Proteins encoded in a region of the Elizabethkingia bruuniana genome:
- a CDS encoding energy transducer TonB: MALKSFLLFCILFISLSCIKQKTNQYEVDCNYETKLAKNNFKYQNYTYTNFMGFGFGINAEKEFSDLLRENQIKYESATESCIVDENTQFERCYPKEMNRLLENKYGKPFFDSLKVLGVKQFVLKNKDSIFSFEVCDLTSRTTKTNDDSEQFDRLQKDYFTSFKYPKSYVKRKGDESHSNTTIHFVIMKDGTAKDFNTESSLVNTKNNIFEKSFNKSVETYVKNLNWKPALIKGIPVNSYMSVTIFYD, encoded by the coding sequence ATGGCTTTGAAATCATTTTTATTGTTTTGTATATTATTTATAAGCCTTTCTTGTATTAAACAGAAGACTAATCAATATGAGGTTGATTGTAATTATGAAACGAAACTTGCAAAAAATAATTTCAAATATCAAAACTATACCTATACAAACTTCATGGGTTTTGGCTTTGGTATTAATGCCGAAAAGGAATTTTCGGATTTGCTGAGGGAAAATCAAATCAAATATGAGTCTGCTACAGAGTCATGTATTGTAGACGAAAACACACAATTTGAAAGATGTTATCCCAAAGAGATGAATCGATTACTGGAAAACAAATATGGGAAGCCTTTTTTTGACTCATTAAAAGTATTGGGGGTAAAACAATTTGTATTAAAAAACAAGGATTCAATTTTTTCATTTGAGGTGTGTGATCTGACTTCAAGAACAACCAAAACAAATGATGATAGTGAACAGTTTGACAGACTTCAAAAAGATTATTTTACAAGTTTCAAATATCCTAAGAGCTATGTTAAAAGAAAAGGTGATGAAAGCCATTCTAATACAACAATACATTTTGTAATCATGAAAGATGGTACTGCAAAAGATTTTAATACAGAATCATCTCTTGTTAATACTAAAAATAATATATTCGAAAAATCATTTAACAAAAGTGTAGAAACCTATGTAAAGAACCTCAACTGGAAACCAGCTTTAATAAAAGGTATACCGGTAAATTCTTATATGAGTGTTACTATATTTTATGATTAA
- a CDS encoding 3-hydroxybutyryl-CoA dehydrogenase has protein sequence MNKNIVVIGAGTMGNGIAHTFAQTGFKVNLVDVSQEALDRGIKTITTNLDRIIAKGNLTEEEKANTLANISTFTALEDAVKDADLIVEAATENIDLKLKIFQQMDAAAPADCILATNTSSISITKIASVTSRPEKVIGMHFMNPVPIMKLVEIIKGYSTSKETFSAIYEMSKTLGKVPVEVNDYPGFVANRILMPMINEAIYSLYEGVAGVEEIDTVMKLGMAHPMGPLQLADFIGLDVCLSIMNVLYDGFKNPKYAPCPLLVNMVTAKKLGVKSGEGFYDYSESKKAEKISKQFAK, from the coding sequence ATGAACAAGAATATTGTAGTAATTGGTGCGGGAACTATGGGTAACGGAATTGCTCATACTTTTGCCCAGACCGGATTTAAAGTAAATTTAGTAGATGTTTCGCAAGAAGCGCTGGACAGAGGTATTAAAACTATTACCACCAATCTGGACAGAATTATTGCTAAAGGAAATCTTACAGAAGAAGAGAAAGCCAATACATTAGCAAATATCTCTACTTTTACAGCTCTGGAAGATGCCGTTAAAGATGCCGATCTTATTGTAGAAGCTGCTACAGAAAATATAGACTTAAAGCTTAAAATATTCCAGCAAATGGATGCAGCAGCTCCGGCTGATTGTATTTTAGCAACCAATACATCCTCTATTTCCATTACGAAAATTGCTTCAGTAACCTCAAGACCTGAAAAAGTGATTGGTATGCATTTTATGAATCCGGTTCCTATTATGAAGCTTGTAGAAATTATAAAAGGTTACTCTACTTCCAAGGAAACTTTCAGTGCAATCTATGAAATGAGCAAAACACTGGGCAAAGTACCTGTAGAGGTAAATGATTATCCTGGTTTCGTAGCGAACAGAATATTAATGCCAATGATTAATGAAGCCATTTATTCGTTATACGAAGGTGTTGCCGGAGTAGAAGAAATAGATACTGTAATGAAGCTTGGAATGGCTCATCCGATGGGACCATTACAATTGGCAGACTTTATCGGACTGGATGTATGTCTTTCCATTATGAATGTCTTATACGATGGCTTCAAAAATCCTAAATACGCACCTTGTCCACTTTTAGTTAATATGGTAACAGCTAAAAAGTTAGGTGTAAAATCCGGAGAAGGCTTCTACGATTATAGCGAGAGCAAGAAGGCCGAAAAAATTTCCAAACAATTTGCAAAGTAA
- the blaCME gene encoding CME family extended-spectrum class A beta-lactamase, with protein MKKIILLFLLTGQFVLAQHTSILNDINAVTKDKKATVAVSVLGIENEFQFSNTNGNLKMPMLSVFKFHIALAVLNQVDKGNLTLDQKILIKKSDLLENTWSPLREKYPNGNVEVPLSEIITYTVAQSDNNGCDILLRLIGGTKTVQKLMDVNGVKNFQIKYNEEEMHKNDVKALYANYTTTASMVKTLKAFYKGMFLSKRSTIFLMDIMTRTNTGMAKLPGLLPKVKMARKTGSSGKMKNGLTIAENDSGIITLANGKHYAIAVFVKDSMESEEVNCGMIAQISKIVWDTLNKKNKP; from the coding sequence ATGAAAAAAATTATACTTTTGTTTCTTTTGACAGGTCAGTTTGTACTTGCTCAGCATACGTCCATACTAAATGATATAAATGCTGTTACCAAAGACAAGAAAGCCACAGTAGCCGTGTCTGTTTTGGGAATAGAAAATGAATTTCAGTTTAGTAACACCAATGGTAATTTGAAAATGCCGATGCTGAGTGTTTTTAAATTCCATATTGCATTAGCGGTTCTTAATCAAGTGGACAAAGGAAATCTTACCTTGGATCAGAAAATACTGATTAAAAAATCAGATCTATTAGAAAATACATGGTCACCACTTCGTGAGAAATATCCGAATGGAAACGTAGAAGTTCCTTTAAGTGAAATTATCACATATACCGTAGCCCAAAGCGACAACAATGGCTGTGATATCCTTCTAAGGTTAATTGGAGGAACCAAAACAGTACAAAAACTGATGGATGTGAATGGAGTGAAGAATTTCCAGATAAAATACAATGAAGAAGAAATGCATAAAAATGATGTAAAAGCTCTTTATGCAAATTACACGACGACAGCATCCATGGTAAAAACCCTGAAAGCATTCTATAAAGGAATGTTTTTATCAAAAAGATCCACAATTTTTTTAATGGACATTATGACTAGAACCAATACCGGGATGGCAAAACTTCCGGGATTGCTTCCAAAAGTGAAGATGGCCAGAAAAACAGGTTCTTCCGGTAAAATGAAAAACGGATTAACTATTGCTGAGAACGATTCAGGAATTATAACTTTAGCCAATGGTAAACATTATGCAATTGCAGTATTTGTGAAGGACTCTATGGAAAGTGAAGAAGTCAATTGCGGAATGATTGCCCAGATCTCGAAAATTGTCTGGGATACTTTAAATAAAAAAAATAAACCCTAA
- a CDS encoding TonB-dependent receptor plug domain-containing protein — protein MKKLLLSAIVLIPAVGIMAQEKAIDEVVIDGKFLSLPYKKVSENIEIITKEQIEKAPAQSIEDLLAYYTGVDVRRRGMADTQADVGIRGSSFEQVLMLVNGIRMSDAQTGHNMMNVPFSLASVERIEIIKGPAARRFGQNAYAGVINIITKASGKDEYRVSATGGDYKTWSLGAAADFGNEKFGNFLQVNNTESAGYRYNTDYKIKNFWYQNQMKIKDGSIKFQAGFVEKKFGANGFYSSPAAKDQYEETQTSLVSAIYNQKFGNWGVNANLYWRRAQDMYLFVRNKPEIYRNMHIGNNYGGELNLSYKSSLGVTGIGAEMHQEDLRSNNLGARGRFVTQVLAEHHFSLINNRLSIIPGASWVNYTGTGNFFYPGVDVGFDIDKQNKVYGNVAKVHRVPTYTDLYYQSKTEQGNADLKPENALSYEIGYRFNKQKFLFKTSVFGRDSKNAIDWTRANANSIWVAENISDVKTKGLEVEASQGFNSFVKNVSIGYTYLDSKAKNNDKGENSRYALENLKHQFNAKLTLTYWKFTNELIYQYNQRVTLGSYNLLDEKLTFSTKDVDVFLLINNITNTKYTGASLVPMPGRWFQLGFNFKGKF, from the coding sequence ATGAAGAAACTATTACTAAGTGCTATTGTGTTGATTCCTGCTGTTGGTATTATGGCCCAGGAAAAAGCGATTGATGAGGTAGTGATAGACGGAAAATTCTTGTCGCTCCCGTATAAAAAAGTAAGTGAAAATATTGAGATTATCACCAAAGAACAGATTGAGAAAGCTCCTGCGCAATCTATTGAGGATCTGTTAGCTTACTATACAGGGGTAGATGTCAGAAGGCGAGGTATGGCAGATACTCAGGCAGATGTTGGTATCAGAGGTAGTTCTTTCGAGCAAGTGCTTATGCTGGTTAATGGTATCCGGATGAGTGATGCCCAAACAGGGCATAATATGATGAATGTACCGTTTAGCTTAGCATCTGTTGAAAGAATAGAAATTATAAAGGGACCTGCTGCCCGTAGATTTGGGCAAAATGCCTATGCAGGTGTCATTAATATTATTACAAAAGCTTCCGGTAAGGACGAGTATAGAGTTTCTGCAACAGGAGGTGATTATAAAACATGGTCACTTGGAGCTGCTGCCGATTTTGGTAATGAGAAGTTTGGGAACTTTCTGCAGGTAAATAACACGGAATCGGCAGGGTATCGTTATAATACCGATTATAAAATTAAAAATTTCTGGTATCAGAACCAGATGAAAATAAAAGACGGAAGCATTAAATTTCAGGCTGGTTTTGTAGAAAAAAAGTTTGGAGCCAATGGCTTTTATTCATCGCCGGCAGCCAAAGATCAGTATGAAGAAACGCAAACATCTCTGGTAAGTGCAATTTATAATCAGAAATTCGGAAATTGGGGTGTAAATGCCAATCTATATTGGCGTAGGGCACAGGATATGTATCTTTTTGTAAGAAATAAGCCTGAAATCTACCGCAATATGCATATTGGCAATAACTATGGCGGGGAACTGAATCTAAGTTATAAATCATCATTAGGGGTTACCGGTATTGGTGCGGAAATGCATCAGGAAGATTTGAGAAGCAACAACTTGGGTGCTCGTGGACGTTTTGTTACTCAGGTACTTGCGGAACATCATTTTTCTCTTATCAATAACCGATTGAGTATAATTCCGGGGGCAAGCTGGGTAAATTATACAGGTACTGGGAATTTCTTTTATCCGGGAGTAGATGTAGGTTTTGATATAGATAAACAAAACAAGGTATATGGTAATGTAGCCAAAGTACATCGTGTACCAACCTATACTGATTTGTATTATCAAAGTAAAACAGAGCAAGGAAATGCTGATCTGAAACCTGAAAATGCACTTTCGTACGAAATTGGTTATCGTTTCAACAAGCAAAAGTTTTTATTCAAAACCAGTGTATTCGGTAGAGATTCTAAAAATGCGATCGACTGGACCAGAGCAAATGCTAACAGTATTTGGGTTGCAGAGAATATTTCCGATGTAAAAACTAAAGGGCTAGAGGTGGAGGCTTCACAGGGTTTCAATAGTTTCGTGAAAAATGTATCTATAGGTTATACTTATCTGGACAGCAAGGCTAAAAATAATGATAAGGGCGAGAACTCGCGTTATGCTTTGGAAAATCTGAAGCATCAGTTTAATGCAAAGCTTACACTGACATACTGGAAGTTTACAAATGAGCTTATTTATCAATACAATCAGCGTGTAACATTAGGAAGTTATAATCTTTTGGATGAGAAGCTTACATTTAGTACCAAAGATGTGGATGTTTTTCTGTTAATTAACAATATTACCAATACAAAATATACCGGTGCAAGCTTGGTACCAATGCCAGGAAGATGGTTTCAGCTAGGCTTTAATTTTAAAGGTAAATTCTAG
- the dnaN gene encoding DNA polymerase III subunit beta — protein sequence MKFIVASGELQKALQTVSGVISGSQSRPILENFLFELENDNLKITASDGETTLITSIPVKSEDNGRMAVPAKMFLDVIKSFGDQPLTFVEKESENGIGSLLEILDEKDNYFVALDNAEDYPELPEFDASKSVKIQAGILSEALVNTLFATSNDSLRPVMTGVLFQFNENEVNFVSTDSHRLVVYNRKDVMNVDNIEFIMPKKPLAIIKNILSNTDDEVLIEFNENMAKFSFQDNIWICRLIDGKYPNYTAVIPKENPNVLTINRNLLLSSIRRASIFSNKSTNQVRFKLSGNLLHLHAEDTEYANKADMQIPCEYNGEDINIGFSSKFLTEMLSVLGSDDITMKMSQPNRPGIIEPVDGLEENESILMLSMPVIGL from the coding sequence ATGAAATTTATTGTTGCCAGCGGCGAGTTACAAAAAGCCTTGCAGACGGTAAGCGGAGTAATTTCTGGTTCCCAGTCAAGACCGATTTTAGAGAATTTTCTTTTTGAACTGGAAAATGACAATCTAAAAATTACCGCTTCCGACGGAGAAACAACTTTAATAACTTCTATTCCTGTAAAGTCTGAAGACAACGGGAGAATGGCTGTTCCGGCTAAAATGTTTCTGGATGTAATTAAATCATTCGGAGACCAGCCTCTTACTTTTGTAGAAAAAGAGTCTGAAAACGGAATTGGCAGTCTTCTTGAGATTTTGGATGAGAAGGATAATTACTTCGTAGCATTAGACAATGCTGAGGATTATCCTGAGTTACCAGAATTTGATGCTTCTAAAAGTGTGAAAATTCAGGCAGGAATATTGTCAGAAGCATTGGTTAACACTCTGTTTGCAACAAGTAACGACTCACTAAGACCTGTAATGACAGGTGTTTTGTTCCAGTTTAATGAGAACGAAGTTAACTTTGTGTCTACCGACTCTCACCGTTTGGTAGTATACAACAGAAAAGATGTAATGAATGTTGATAATATTGAATTCATTATGCCGAAGAAACCTTTGGCTATAATCAAGAACATCCTGTCTAATACAGACGATGAAGTTCTTATTGAATTCAATGAAAATATGGCTAAGTTCAGCTTCCAGGATAATATCTGGATCTGCCGTCTTATCGATGGTAAATACCCTAACTATACAGCTGTTATCCCGAAAGAGAATCCAAATGTATTAACGATTAACAGAAACTTATTACTAAGTTCTATCAGAAGAGCATCTATCTTCTCCAATAAATCGACTAATCAGGTAAGATTCAAACTTTCTGGAAATTTACTTCACCTTCACGCAGAGGATACTGAATATGCAAACAAAGCAGATATGCAGATTCCATGCGAGTACAACGGAGAAGATATTAATATCGGATTCAGCTCTAAGTTTTTAACAGAAATGCTTTCTGTTTTAGGATCAGATGATATTACGATGAAGATGTCACAGCCAAACCGTCCGGGAATTATAGAACCGGTAGACGGTCTTGAAGAAAATGAGAGCATCCTTATGCTTTCGATGCCTGTAATTGGCCTATAA
- a CDS encoding META domain-containing protein yields MKKLFYIASIGILAAVSSCTSTANLGNVSKIGTQQPTLSNTRWEVMDNLQTNAKPYISFDPEKGMSGNAGCNKIFSQDIIIQSKQGDFSIKQIGSTRMACPSMDMKIESNFIKILESADKYVVVKNTLELYKGNMLLMKFQKAN; encoded by the coding sequence ATGAAAAAGCTTTTTTATATAGCCTCAATAGGAATTTTAGCTGCAGTATCATCCTGTACTTCCACTGCAAATTTGGGAAATGTTTCTAAGATCGGAACACAGCAGCCTACATTATCCAATACCCGTTGGGAGGTTATGGATAATCTTCAGACCAATGCAAAGCCTTATATAAGCTTTGATCCTGAAAAAGGAATGAGCGGAAATGCAGGTTGTAATAAAATCTTTAGCCAGGATATTATAATCCAGTCTAAACAAGGAGATTTCTCTATAAAACAAATTGGTTCTACCAGAATGGCTTGTCCTAGTATGGATATGAAGATAGAGAGTAATTTTATTAAAATACTGGAGTCTGCCGATAAGTATGTTGTTGTAAAAAATACTCTGGAGCTTTATAAAGGAAATATGCTCTTAATGAAATTTCAGAAAGCAAACTAA
- a CDS encoding DUF2490 domain-containing protein, with protein sequence MKKHFVFILLTLAVIGKAQNKEHISSFNMLSITYKFSKKWMAYTEFQTRSIEDYTNIDYYETKGGVGYNINRDNQAFVGIGRYGTYKEQKISQEELRLWLQYTYSHNIGRVNIDHRGRAEQRFFHMSQTGENTTDNRFRYRLSATMPINNPKMQANTFFVNAFEELFVGPKSDFLKRNRLFTGFGYKFNKSVSTSMGYMWQREFSPNGNKNLHFLYMALNFTIDHSDDDHARVIIPVAD encoded by the coding sequence ATGAAAAAACATTTTGTGTTTATACTGCTTACTTTGGCAGTTATAGGGAAAGCTCAGAATAAAGAGCATATTTCTTCTTTCAATATGTTATCAATTACTTATAAGTTTTCAAAAAAATGGATGGCTTATACAGAATTTCAGACCAGATCAATTGAGGATTATACCAATATCGATTATTACGAAACTAAAGGTGGTGTAGGGTATAATATCAACCGCGATAATCAGGCTTTTGTCGGAATAGGACGTTACGGAACTTATAAAGAACAGAAGATTTCTCAGGAGGAACTAAGATTATGGTTACAGTATACTTATAGTCATAATATCGGCCGTGTAAATATTGACCATAGAGGGCGCGCTGAACAGCGATTTTTCCACATGTCGCAAACCGGAGAAAATACAACTGATAACAGATTCAGATATCGTCTGAGTGCTACGATGCCAATTAACAATCCAAAGATGCAGGCCAATACTTTTTTTGTTAACGCATTTGAAGAGCTATTTGTTGGTCCAAAATCTGATTTTCTGAAAAGAAACAGACTGTTTACAGGATTTGGATATAAATTCAATAAATCGGTGAGTACTTCAATGGGGTATATGTGGCAGAGAGAATTTTCACCGAACGGAAACAAAAATTTACATTTTCTTTACATGGCGCTTAATTTCACTATTGATCACAGCGATGATGATCATGCCAGAGTAATCATTCCTGTAGCGGATTAG
- the pheT gene encoding phenylalanine--tRNA ligase subunit beta: MKISDKWLRTHFETDLSAEKLGIILTDLGLEVEGIDPYESVKGSLNGVVVGKVLTCEQHPNADKLKVTTVDINTGTPLHIVCGAPNVAAEQKVAVATIGTTIHLNNGDSFKIAKSKLRGEVSEGMLCAEDELGLGESHAGIMVLPEDYEIGKPLSDYIKVEQDEVYEIGLTPNRTDAMSHYGVARDLQAYLSLNKLKSTFNKLQAPVINGEGSHDFKLEVEDTELTPRYLGAVIEDIKVEESPEWLKNRLKAIGLGPINNVVDITNYILHSYGQPLHAFDAAKINGHVVKVGVAAEGTKFKTLDGTERSLNGTEIMIKDGNNTPMCIAGVFGGENSGVSEGTTSVFLESAYFNPVAVRKAAKAHGLNTDASFRFERGVDPNITKDALLKAVEMIQEIAGGKLKGEILESFPKKVDYFPVILRYSKVDQILGIKIHRETIKEILKSLDILVLNEIKDGLEISVPPYRADVTREIDVIEEILRVYGYNKVSSQEKIAFTPVRLTLDDQDSLENFLARMLQSNGFNEVMNNSLTSLKEEKADAVTLLNPLSNELSTMRQSLLEGLLQNADYNIKRKNQDIKFFELGKIYFKKEKFEERKQLAILVSGNNNPENWILSKSPTDFFILKGYVQLLLDKLGLNTTEKALEDARFSDALEIVAEGKTIARIGVVSKALLKDADLSQPAYYAEIELEACQALRSTANFKFVDIPKFNKIRRDLALLVDKTVSYNDLLQASNDISSNLKKIQLFDVYEGKNLPEGKKSYALSFELLNTEKTLEEAEITNIMNKLIKKYQKEFNAELRS, translated from the coding sequence ATGAAAATTTCTGATAAGTGGCTTAGAACTCACTTTGAAACAGATTTGTCAGCTGAAAAGCTTGGAATAATTCTTACAGATTTAGGTCTGGAAGTAGAAGGAATAGATCCTTATGAATCTGTGAAAGGTAGTCTTAATGGAGTAGTGGTTGGAAAAGTGCTTACTTGTGAGCAGCATCCTAATGCAGATAAACTGAAAGTAACTACTGTAGACATTAATACCGGAACACCTTTACATATCGTTTGTGGTGCACCCAATGTTGCTGCAGAACAAAAAGTGGCTGTGGCTACAATAGGTACTACAATTCATCTGAATAACGGAGATTCCTTTAAAATTGCTAAATCCAAACTTAGAGGAGAGGTATCTGAAGGAATGCTTTGTGCTGAAGACGAATTAGGTCTTGGAGAAAGCCATGCCGGAATTATGGTATTGCCGGAAGATTATGAAATTGGAAAGCCATTATCCGATTATATTAAGGTAGAGCAGGATGAAGTTTATGAAATCGGACTTACACCAAACAGAACAGATGCAATGTCGCATTATGGTGTTGCAAGAGATCTTCAGGCTTATTTATCTTTGAATAAACTAAAATCTACTTTCAACAAGCTCCAGGCTCCTGTAATTAATGGCGAGGGAAGCCATGATTTCAAACTTGAAGTTGAAGATACAGAATTAACACCTCGTTATTTAGGTGCTGTTATCGAAGATATTAAAGTCGAAGAATCTCCGGAGTGGTTAAAAAACCGTCTGAAAGCTATAGGTCTTGGACCTATTAATAATGTTGTAGATATTACCAACTATATTTTACATTCTTACGGACAGCCTCTACATGCTTTTGATGCTGCAAAAATCAATGGACATGTGGTAAAAGTAGGAGTGGCTGCTGAAGGAACGAAATTCAAAACTCTGGATGGTACGGAGCGTAGCCTGAATGGTACCGAAATTATGATCAAAGACGGAAATAATACACCAATGTGTATTGCCGGTGTTTTTGGTGGTGAAAATTCAGGAGTTTCAGAAGGAACAACTTCTGTGTTCTTAGAAAGCGCATATTTTAACCCTGTAGCGGTACGTAAAGCTGCTAAAGCACATGGACTGAATACGGATGCTTCTTTCCGTTTCGAAAGAGGTGTAGATCCTAATATTACTAAAGATGCTTTATTGAAAGCAGTAGAGATGATTCAGGAAATTGCTGGTGGAAAACTAAAAGGAGAGATCCTTGAATCTTTCCCTAAGAAAGTTGATTATTTCCCTGTTATCCTTAGATATTCCAAAGTAGACCAGATTCTGGGGATTAAGATCCACAGAGAAACAATAAAAGAAATCCTAAAATCTCTTGATATATTAGTTCTGAATGAGATTAAAGACGGATTGGAAATTTCTGTTCCGCCATACAGAGCAGATGTAACCAGAGAAATTGATGTTATAGAAGAAATCCTTCGTGTTTACGGATATAACAAAGTAAGCTCTCAGGAGAAAATAGCATTTACACCGGTTCGTTTAACATTAGATGATCAGGATTCTCTGGAAAACTTCTTGGCAAGAATGCTACAGTCTAATGGCTTTAACGAGGTAATGAATAACTCTCTGACTTCTCTTAAAGAAGAGAAAGCAGATGCTGTTACCTTACTAAACCCGTTGAGTAATGAACTTAGCACAATGCGTCAGTCTTTATTAGAAGGATTATTGCAGAATGCTGATTACAATATCAAACGTAAAAACCAGGATATTAAATTCTTCGAGCTTGGAAAAATCTACTTCAAAAAAGAGAAATTTGAAGAGCGCAAGCAATTGGCAATTCTTGTTTCTGGTAATAATAATCCTGAAAACTGGATTCTGAGTAAGTCTCCAACTGACTTTTTCATCCTGAAAGGTTATGTTCAGTTATTGCTGGATAAATTAGGGCTAAATACTACTGAAAAAGCTTTAGAAGATGCACGTTTCTCAGATGCTTTAGAAATTGTTGCTGAAGGAAAAACTATTGCCAGAATAGGTGTTGTAAGCAAGGCTTTATTAAAAGATGCAGATCTTTCTCAACCTGCTTATTATGCAGAAATAGAATTAGAAGCTTGTCAGGCTCTAAGAAGCACGGCTAACTTCAAATTTGTAGATATTCCGAAGTTTAATAAGATAAGGAGAGATTTAGCGTTATTAGTAGATAAAACTGTTTCTTATAACGATCTGCTTCAGGCATCTAATGATATTTCTTCTAATCTTAAGAAGATTCAGTTATTCGATGTATACGAAGGTAAAAATCTTCCGGAAGGTAAAAAGTCTTATGCTCTAAGCTTTGAATTATTAAATACAGAGAAGACGTTAGAAGAAGCTGAGATTACAAATATTATGAATAAGCTGATCAAGAAGTATCAGAAAGAATTTAATGCTGAATTACGTTCTTAA